The window GGAGAGCTAACGTTGATCGATACCCGAATGTCGCCCAATAAGGCATTCATGGTAACCCAGGGCCTGCTCCAGCCGTCCTTTGTTCCTGCACTGGTAATGGTCAGGGATCCGGGATTTGCCAAGGATGAGATCAGGATCCTGCCCAACCCGGTAAGGTCCCAGCTTCAGATCCAGTGCCTTGTACAGCAGTTGGGAAAAATGAAATACATGCTGTATACGGAGAATGGACAGCGCATGCTCCAGAATTCGTTTAACTATTACGGTTATGGAACCATGCACACCATCAATATGACCAAATTGGCTGCAGGAACCTACATGTTGTACCTCGAGCTTGAGCCAATTGAAGGGTCAGTAGTAAGAAAAGGAGTTTTCAAAATAATAAAGGTCGATTAACCATTCAAAATCCAATCCGATGATAAAACACGTAATGCCATTAGTGGTAGGACTGTTTTTATGCAGCACGCTTAAAGCACAGGTGCCAAGACAGTTCAATTACCAGGGTGTAGCCAGGAATTCTTTTGGTGCAGCCATTTCCAACCAGACCGTAAGTCTCAGGCTTTCCATCAGGGAAGGCAGTGTTAATGGTGCCGTCCTCTACCGGGAAACCAGGACCGTTAATACCAACCAGTTTGGCTTGTTCTCTACCAGTATTGGTGGACCAGGCGCCACCAGTGTGGATGGCGACCTCAAGAATGTAGACTGGACCACCAATGCCATCAAATACCTGGTGGTTGAGATGGATCCAAAAGGAGGATCTGCCTTTGTTTCTTTGGGCGGATCACCCATGTCCAGCGTGCCTTATGCATTATTTGCAGAGTATGCAAAACCCGGCGGACAGGCAGGTGGTGACCTCAGTGGTACCTATCCTAATCCTGTTGTGGCCAATGGTGCCATAACCAATACGAAAATTGCCGATAACGCAGTTGGGGCAGCCAAGATCCAGAACGGAGCAGTGACATCTGATAAACTTGCAGATGGATCCGTTACCGCTGCCAAGCTTGCTCCTGGTGTAATCCCTACTTCATTGCCTGCCACTGGTGCAGCAGGGGGGGACCTGGCCGGTAATTTCCCTAACCCATCCATTAAACCTAATGCGGTAACCACCGAGAAGATTGCGGATGGTGCCGTAACAGCTGATAAACTGGCTCCTGGTGTTATCCCTTCTTCCCTTCCGGCGAGCGGGGCAGCAGGAGGTGACCTAAGCGGGTCCTATCCTAATCCAGCCATTGCTGCCAATGCGGTGACCTCAGGAAAGATCGCTGATAATGCCATTACAACTTCCAAGGTTGCCAATGGTGCCATTACCGCTGAGAAGCTTGCACCAGGTGTGATCCCCACTTCCTTGCCCATCAGTGGTAATGCGGGTGGTGACCTGAGTGGAAACTACCCTAATCCAACCATCGCAGCCAATGCGGTAAATGCTTCCAAGATCGCGGACAATGCGGTTGGTTCAAGCAAGCTCGCTGATGGTGCTGTAACCAATAACAAGTTGGCCGATGCTGCTGTTGGTAACAATAAACTGGCTGATAACAGTGTAACCACTACCAAGGTGGCTGATGGTTCTATCACCGCCTCCAAGTTGGCACCCGGTGTCATCCCGACGTCCCTGCCGATCAGTGGTAATGCGGGTGGTGACCTGAGTGGTACTTACCCGAATCCTGCCATCGCTGCAAATGCCATCACCACTGCTAAGGTTGCTGATGCTTCCATTACCAATCCCAAGCTGGCTGATAATAGTGTGACCTCTACCAAGATCGTTGATGGTTCCATCACTGCATCAAAACTGGCGCCTGGTGTGATCCCCACTTCGATTCCTGTGAGCGGAACTGCTGGTGGAGACCTCAATGGTACCTATCCCAATCCAACAGTGGCTGCCAATGCCATTACCAGTGCAAAAGTTGCTGATAATGCCATTACCAATACCAAGATTGCCAATGCTGCAGTGGGTACATCCAAACTGGCTGACGCGTCAGTTACCACGGCCAAGGTTGCCGATGGATCGATCACTGCTGCGAAACTGGCTCCTGGGGTGATCCCTACTTCACTGCCGGTGAGTGGAACTGCAGGTGGTGACCTGACTGGAAATTTTCCTAACCCAACCATTGCTAATAATGCAGTGACCACTGCAAAGGTGGCTGATGCTTCTATCACCGCCGCCAAACTGGCTCCCGGTGTGATCCCTACCAGCCTTGCCCCAAGTGGTGCTGCTGGTGGAGACCTGAGTGGTACCTATCCTAACCCAACCATTGGTGCAGGTGCTGTGAATGCCACCAAGCTGGCTGACAACGCGGTGACCAATACCAAGGTTGCTGATAATGCCATCGTGACTTCCAAGGTTGCCGATGGATCAATCACTGCTGCGAAACTGGCTCCCGGTGTGATCCCCACCTCATTACCAGTAAGTGGAACTGCGGGTGGAGACCTTTCTGGAAACTATCCGAACCCAACCATTGCTGCCAATGCCGTTGGTACGACCAAGATCGCTGATGCGGCTGTTACCAATGCGAAGCTGGCCAATAATGCAGTGAATACTGCCAAGATCGCTGATGCTTCTATCGTAACTTCCAAAGTTGCTGATGGATCTATCACTGCCGCGAAACTGGCTCCCGGTGTGATCCCTACTTCACTGCCGGTGAGTGGAACTGCAGGTGGTGACCTGACCGGAAACTTTCCTAACCCAACTATTGCTAATAATGCAGTGACCACTGCAAAGGTGGCTGATGCTTCTATCACCGCCGCCAAACTGGCTCCTGGTGTGATCCCTACCAGCCTTGCCCCAAGCGGTGCCGCTGGTGGAGACCTGAGTGGTACCTATCCTAATCCTACTGTAGCCAATAATGCAATCAGCTCAGCCAAGATCGCTGATAATGCTATCGTAACTGCTAAGGTTGCCGATGGTGCGATCACTGCCGCGAAACTGGCTCCTGGTGTGATCCCCACTTCACTGCCGGTGAGTGGAACTGCAGGTGGTGACCTGACTGGAAATTATCCTAACCCAACCATTGCCAATAATGCAGTGACCACTGCAAAGGTGGCTGATGCTTCTATCACCGCCGCCAAACTGGCTCCTGGTGTGATCCCTACCAGCCTTGCCCCAAGTGGTGCTGCTGGTGGAGACCTGAGTGGTGGTATCCTATCCTAACCCAACCATTGGTGCAGGTGCTGTGAATGCCACCAAGCTGGCTGACAACGCGGTGACCAGTACCAAGGTTGCTGATAATGCCATCGTGACTTCCAAGGTTGCCGATGGATCAATCACTGCCGCGAAACTGGCTCCCGGTGTGATCCCCACTTCACTGCCGGTGAGTGGAACTGCAGGTGGTGACCTGACTGGAAATTATCCTAACCCAACTATTGCCAATAATGCGGTGACCACTGCAAAGGTGGCTGATGCTTCTATCACCGCCGCCAAACTGGCTCCCGGTGTGATCCCTACCAGCCTTGCCCCAAGTGGTGCTGCTGGTGGAGACCTGAGTGGCACCTATCCTAATCCAACAGTGGCTGCCAATGCCATTACCAGTGCAAAAGTTGCTGATAATGCCATTACCAATACCAAGATCGCTAATGCTGCAGTGGGTACATCCAAACTGGCTGACGCGTCAGTTACCACGGCCAAGGTTGCCGATGGATCGATCACTGCCGCGAAACTGGCTCCCGGTGTGATCCCCACTTCACTGCCGGTGAGTGGAACTGCAGGTGGTGACCTGACTGGAAATTATCCTAACCCAACCATTGCTAATAATGCAGTGACCACTGCAAAGGTGGCTGATGCTTCTATCACCGCCGCCAAACTGGCTCCCGGTGTGTGATCCCTACCAGCCTTGCCCCAAGTGGTGCTGCTGGTGGAGACCTGAGTGGTACCTATCCTAACCCAACCATTGGTGCAGGTGCTGTGAATGCCACCAAGCTGGCTGACAACGCGGTGACCAATACCAAGGTTGCTGATAATGCCATCGTGACTTCCAAGGTTGCCGATGGATCGATCACTGCCGCGAAATTGGCTCCCGGTGTGATCCCTACTTCACTGCCAGTGAGTGGAACTGCAGGTGGTGACCTGACCGGAAACTATCCTAACCCAACCATTGCTAATAATGCAGTAACCACTGCAAAGGTGGCTGATGCTTCTATCACCGCCGCCAAACTGGCTCCTGGTGTGATCCCTACCAGCCTTGCCCCAAGCGGTGCCGCTGGTGGAGACCTGAGTGGAACCTATCCTAATCCAACCGTAGCCAATAATGCCATCAGCTCAGCCAAGATCGCTGATAATGCTATCGTAACTGCTAAGGTTGCCGATGGAGCGATCACTGCCGCCAAACTGGCTCCCGGTGTGATCCCTACTTCACTGCCGGTGAGTGGCACAGCAGGTGGTGACCTGACCGGAAACTATCCTAACCCAACCATTGCCAATAATGCAGTGACCACTGCAAAGGTGGCTGATGCTTCTATCACCGCCGCCAAACTGGCTCCAGGTGTGATCCCTACCAGCCTTGCCCCAAGTGGTG is drawn from Flavihumibacter rivuli and contains these coding sequences:
- a CDS encoding beta strand repeat-containing protein, translated to MIKHVMPLVVGLFLCSTLKAQVPRQFNYQGVARNSFGAAISNQTVSLRLSIREGSVNGAVLYRETRTVNTNQFGLFSTSIGGPGATSVDGDLKNVDWTTNAIKYLVVEMDPKGGSAFVSLGGSPMSSVPYALFAEYAKPGGQAGGDLSGTYPNPVVANGAITNTKIADNAVGAAKIQNGAVTSDKLADGSVTAAKLAPGVIPTSLPATGAAGGDLAGNFPNPSIKPNAVTTEKIADGAVTADKLAPGVIPSSLPASGAAGGDLSGSYPNPAIAANAVTSGKIADNAITTSKVANGAITAEKLAPGVIPTSLPISGNAGGDLSGNYPNPTIAANAVNASKIADNAVGSSKLADGAVTNNKLADAAVGNNKLADNSVTTTKVADGSITASKLAPGVIPTSLPISGNAGGDLSGTYPNPAIAANAITTAKVADASITNPKLADNSVTSTKIVDGSITASKLAPGVIPTSIPVSGTAGGDLNGTYPNPTVAANAITSAKVADNAITNTKIANAAVGTSKLADASVTTAKVADGSITAAKLAPGVIPTSLPVSGTAGGDLTGNFPNPTIANNAVTTAKVADASITAAKLAPGVIPTSLAPSGAAGGDLSGTYPNPTIGAGAVNATKLADNAVTNTKVADNAIVTSKVADGSITAAKLAPGVIPTSLPVSGTAGGDLSGNYPNPTIAANAVGTTKIADAAVTNAKLANNAVNTAKIADASIVTSKVADGSITAAKLAPGVIPTSLPVSGTAGGDLTGNFPNPTIANNAVTTAKVADASITAAKLAPGVIPTSLAPSGAAGGDLSGTYPNPTVANNAISSAKIADNAIVTAKVADGAITAAKLAPGVIPTSLPVSGTAGGDLTGNYPNPTIANNAVTTAKVADASITAAKLAPGVIPTSLAPSGAAGGDLSGGILS
- a CDS encoding T9SS type A sorting domain-containing protein, encoding MIFRNRKKWLLAFTVGVLAVTGANAQDGSSGTVNVTGGSATNDKFSLEWSIGELTLIDTRMSPNKAFMVTQGLLQPSFVPALVMVRDPGFAKDEIRILPNPVRSQLQIQCLVQQLGKMKYMLYTENGQRMLQNSFNYYGYGTMHTINMTKLAAGTYMLYLELEPIEGSVVRKGVFKIIKVD